The following coding sequences are from one Rutidosis leptorrhynchoides isolate AG116_Rl617_1_P2 chromosome 11, CSIRO_AGI_Rlap_v1, whole genome shotgun sequence window:
- the LOC139876749 gene encoding metacaspase-1-like → MKMLVNGSNCHTQLQVPPGAESIKCAICLAVTRLTYPTTTARPPQSAAYSQLVQPSYRPSQPSPYNHAPLGPPPSAHGRKKAVIVGISYKSSKNEQKGCINDAKCMKYLLINKFRFPEASIIMLTEEEADPYKIPTKQNIRMALYWLVQGCQQGDSLFFHYSGHGSRRRNYNGDEADGYDECLCPLDYKTSGLIVDDEINATIVRPLPHGVKLHAIIDSCYSGTVLDLPYLCRMSRSGQYVWEDHRPRSGIWKGSNGGEAISISGCDDDQTSADTTALSKIASTGAMTFSFVRNEAIEHGNASTYGTLLNSMRNAIRSATSDKMGGSVVTSLVLLLTGGNLAGGLNQEPQLTACQPFDVYAKPFIL, encoded by the exons ATGAAGATGTTAGTGAACGGCTCTAATTGCCACACGCAGTTGCAAGTACCACCAGGAGCCGAATCAATCAAATGCGCAATTTGTCTAGCTGTCACGCGCCTCACCTATCCTACTACCACCGCTCGGCCACCACAATCTGCCGCTTATTCTCAGTTAGTTCAGCCGTCGTATCGTCCATCTCAACCGTCGCCGTACAACCACGCACCGCTGGGACCTCCGCCGTCTGCACATGGAAGGAAGAAGGCGGTGATCGTAGGGATATCGTATAAATCATCGAAAAATGAGCAGAAAGGATGTATTAATGATGCTAAATGTATGAAGTATCTTTTGATTAATAAGTTTAGGTTTCCTGAAGCTTCTATTATCATGCTTACAG AGGAAGAAGCAGATCCCTATAAAATTCCAACCAAGCAAAACATAAGGATGGCACTTTATTGGCTAGTACAAGGTTGCCAACAAGGAGACTCACTTTTTTTTCACTACTCGGGTCATGGTTCGCGACGAAGGAACTATAATGGTGACGAGGCTGATGGATACGATGAGTGCTTGTGCCCCTTGGATTACAAGACTTCAGGGTTGATAGTTGATGATGAAATTAATGCAACTATTGTCAGACCTTTACCTCATGGTGTTAAACTTCATGCAATTATTGATTCTTGTTATAGTGGCACTGTGCTTGATCTTCCATATCTGTGCAGAATGAGCAG GAGTGGGCAATATGTATGGGAGGATCATCGACCTCGATCAGGGATATGGAAAGGTAGCAATGGTGGTGAAGCCATTTCCATAAGTGGCTGTGATGATGATCAAACGTCTGCTGATACCACT GCTTTATCAAAAATCGCATCAACAGGAGCCATGACATTCAGTTTTGTTAGAAATGAGG CGATTGAACATGGTAATGCATCTACATATGGTACCCTATTAAACTCTATGCGTAATGCCATACGAAGTGCAACAAGTGACAAAATGGGTGGTTCAGTCGTTACGTCTCTCGTCTTGCTATTGACAGGGGGTAATCTTGCTGGTGGACTTAACCAG